The Candidatus Celerinatantimonas neptuna DNA segment GCGTGATCTTGATGAGCGTCAGTACCGTCAAATTATCAAAAATACGATTGCCACTTTAAATGATACCGGTTCGATGGAAGCCGTGTGTTTCCTTCCCGAATTACATGTAAAGGCTCGTTCGATCTACTGGAAAGTTCGCCAGGCAGTTGAAACGACACTTGATTCACTTTACACCTTTGAACAACTGAAAAGTAAACCGAATGAAGTGCGTCGGCCACTTCGGAAACTAGTTTTTAATGTGTCGACTCGTCGTGAATTGGCTGTTGGAGAAAAAGCAATTGCTCATGGGCAGGCTATTTCTCATGGTGTAAGTTTGGCAAGAGATGTGGCAAATATGCCGCCAAATATTTGCACACCTAGCTATCTGGCTGAACAAGCAGAAAAACTGGCTGAGCATCCGAGTATTCATTTTAGTAAAGTGGGTGAAAAGCAGATGGCTGAATTGGGGATGAATTCCTATCTGGCTGTAGGGCGTGGAAGTCAGCACGAATCGGTCATGAGTTTGATTGAATATTGCCCAAAAGAACTTAAAGACACTAAGCCGATTGTTCTGGTTGGCAAAGGGTTAACATTTGATTCTGGTGGTATTTCTCTTAAACCTGGTGCAGGTATGGATGAGATGAAATATGACATGGGTGGTGCCGCCGGGGTTTATGGTACAATGAATGCGCTTGTCGAGTTAGAGTTACCAGTACGTGTGATCGGCGTTTTGGCTGGGTGTGAAAATATGCCTTCTAGTCAGGCATATCGCCCTGGTGATATTTTAACTACGATGTCAGGGCAAACGGTGGAAGTACTTAATACGGATGCAGAAGGTCGACTGGTACTATGCGATGCTTTGACTTATGTTGAGCGTTATGACCCTGAAATGGTCATTGATATAGCAACACTGACGGGGGCTTGTGTGATTGCCTTGGGTCATCATACTAGTGGCCTGATAAGCTCAAACAATTCTTTGGCTCATGATATTCTTACCGCCGCAGAACAAAGTGGTGATAAAACATGGCGATTACCCTTGGATGATGAGTACGATGAACAGTTACGTAGCAATTTTGCTGATTTTGCAAATATTGGTGGTCGTCCTGGTGGGGCCATAACGGCAGGTTGCTTTTTGTCTCATTTTACTAAAAAGTATACTTGGGCTCATTTGGATATTGCGGGTACAGCTTGGAAATCCGGTCGGGAGAAAGGTGCCACAGGGCGTCCGGTACCTTTATTAACTCAATTGTTAATGAATAAGGCAGGGGTTGCGCTCGAAGATTAAACCACGAGGGTGTAGAATTCGGGAGCCTTCAGGCTCCTTTTTATTATATGAATGCAATAAAATTTTATATTATGCCCGAGCAGGCTGAGTCGGGAAGCGAGCGCTTTTTGGATATTGTCTGCGAGATTATTGCTCGTCATTACCATTTAGGTGAGCGAATTTTTGTTTTGGCAGCAGACCGGTCACAGGCTGAATCGCTAGATGAACGGCTTTGGCAGTTTGATGCTGACGAGTTCGTTGCGCATAATCTGGTCGGGGAAGGACCAAAAAGTGGTGCACCAGTCGAAATCGGCTGGGAGAGTCCGCGAGAGAGGCGGACGACATTAATCCATCTGAAAGATGATGTTGTTAATGAATCGGGACGTTATCAGAAGATTATCGATTTCGTGCCTGCTGATGAGCTTGGTAAACAGCAAGCTCGGGAGCGTTATAAAGTATATCGACGGTTGGGATTAACTCCTGAGACCGAGCCTTATAATTTTTAGAATGAGCCACAAGGCAAGCGTGTTGTGGCATTAGTCATATCAGAGTCAAATATTCAATGGAAAAGACCTACAACCCACAGTCAATTGAACAAGCACTTTACCAACATTGGGAAGAGCAAGGATATTTTAAGCCTCATGGTCAGACTGACAAAGCGGCTTATAGCATTATGATTCCGCCTCCTAATGTCACTGGTAGTCTTCATATGGGCCATGCTTTTCAACACACCATCATGGATACCTTAATCCGCTATCAGAGAATGCAGGGTAAAAATACGCTATGGCAGGTTGGAACTGACCATGCGGGTATTGCGACTCAAATGGTCGTTGAACGTAAAATCGCAGCGGAGGAAGGAAAAACCAAGCTCGATTATGGTCGTGATGCTTTCATTGATAAAATTTGGGAGTGGAAAGATCAATCGGGTGGGACAATCACTCAGCAAATGCGGCGCCTCGGTGATTCGGTCGATTGGGACCGTGAACGATTTACAATGGATGAAGGGTTATCTAAAGCGGTTCAGGAGGTTTTTGTACAGCTCTATGATGACGGCTTGATCTATCGTGGGAAACGTCTGGTTAACTGGGATCCGAAACTGCATACTGCGATTTCGGATCTGGAAGTGGAAAATAAAGAGCAGCAGGGCAAGATGTGGTACCTGCGTTATCCTTTGGCCGATGGTGCAAAAACTGCTGAAGGAAAAGATTCTCTGATTGTTGCAACTACTCGTCCTGAAACCATGTTAGGTGATACCGGTGTTGCCGTTAATCCGAGCGATCCCCGTTATAAAGATTTAATTGGTCAGTTTATTTTACTGCCTTTGGTCAATCGCCGTATCCCAATTGTGGGTGATGAACATGCGGATATGGAAAAAGGGACCGGGTGCGTTAAAATCACGCCAGCCCATGACTTTAACGACTATGAAGTTGGCAAACGTCATCAATTACCGATGATTAACGTTTTGACGTTGAATGCTGATATTTGTCAAAAAGCTCAGGTGTTTGATACAAATGGCGAATCTTCTGATGTTTACAGCGACGAACTCCCTGAAGCTTACCGTGGATTAGAGCGTTTTGCAGCCCGGGATGCAATCGTGAAAGCATTCGATGAGGCCGGACTTCTGGTTAATATAGAAGAGCATCCGAATACGGTTCCTTATGGTGATCGTGGCGGCGTTATTATTGAACCTATGTTGACTGATCAATGGTATGTCCGGACTAAACCATTAGCTGAAGAAGCCATTCGGGCGGTTGAGGACGGGGATATTGAATTTGTTCCAAAGCAATATGAGAATATGTATTTCTCGTGGATGCGTGATATCCAAGATTGGTGTATTTCCCGTCAGCTTTGGTGGGGACACCGAATTCCGGCCTGGTATGATGAAGCCGGTCGTGTATATGTTGGTCGTGATGAAGCGGAAGTTCGCAAGAAATATGATCTGGGAGATATTACATTAAGCCAGGATAATGATGTTCTGGATACTTGGTTTTCTTCTGGTTTGTGGACATTTGGTACGTTGGGATGGCCAGAGAAAACGCCTGAATTGGAAATCTTCCATCCGACGGATGTTTTAGTTACAGGTTTTGATATCATCTTTTTCTGGGTTGCCCGGATGATTATGCTAACGATGCATTTCATGAAAGATGGACAGGGTAAACCTCAGATTCCATTCAAGACTGTTTATGTAACGGGTCTTATTCGAGATGAAAATGGTGCTAAAATGTCCAAATCGAAAGGGAATGTTTTAGATCCCTTAGATATGGTGGATGGTATCGATTTAGAATCTTTGGTTACAAAACGTACCGGAAATATGATGCAGCCTCAATTGGCGAAAAAAATTGAAAAAGTTACCCGTAAAACTTTCGCCAAAGGCATTGAAGCGCATGGGACTGATGCACTTCGGTTTACTCTTGCTGCAATGGCATCGACCGGTCGTGATATCAACTGGGATATGCATCGTCTTGAAGGGTATCGGAATTTTTGTAATAAATTATGGAATGCCAGCCGTTATGTATTGATGCAGGCAGAAGAAAAGGATTGTGGTGTATCTGGTGCAGAGATGGAATTTTCTCTGGCTGATCGATGGATTCAGGGGCAGTACCAGAATACCATCAAGGCATTTCGTGAAGCATTGGATAGTTACCGCTTTGATATTGCAGCCCAGACTATTTATGAGTTCACTTGGAATCAGTTCTGCGATTGGTATCTGGAGTTAACTAAGCCGGTTTTATTTAAGGGCAGTGAAGCTGCTCAGCGCGGTACTCGTTATACGTTGATTAGTGTGCTTGAAAGCTTGTTACGACTGATGCACCCGATTATGCCGTATATTACAGAGACCATTTGGCAGCGAGTAGCACCTCTGACTGGTCAGCAGGCTGATACGATTATGCTTCAGGCATATCCTGAATTTGAGGCGGATAAGGTAGATCTGGAGGCAATGTCTGATCTGGAATGGCTTAAGCAGTTTATTTTGGCTGTTCGTAATATTCGTGGTGAAATGGATATTAGTCCAAATAAACCATTACCGGTTCTACTGCGTCACATGTCTGAACTGGATAGACGTCGTTTAGATGATAATGCGGCCTTTTTGTCGGCGCTTGCAAAATTAGAGGATATTAAACCGCTATCTGCAGATGAAGTCGCACCGCCAAGTGCTACAGCTTTGTTGGCTGAGATGGAAATTTTAATTCCAATGGCGGGTCTTATCGATAAAGAGGCTGAATTAGCCCGAATCCAGCGCCAATTGGATAAAATAACTCAGGATCTCACCCGGGTTAGCGCTAAATTGAGTAATGAGAATTTCGTTGGGAAAGCTCCGGCTGCCGTAATTGAAAAAGAACGGATAAAACAGTCTGAACTTGAATTATCAGTTGAAAAACTTCGCCAGCAGTATGCCAATATTGCTGCTCTTTAAAGGAATGTTGTCGGTGTATTTACACCGGCAATATGACTGGCTTTTTGGATTATTGCAATGATGAGCACAGTAGTTGCCGATGACGATATCTATCAGGATATTCGTCCTTACCATGATCAGGAAGTTCCTGTCGTATTAAAGCGATTGGCTAATGATCAACGTTTAATTAGTGCCTTGGCACAATTTAAGTTTCCACGTATTAATCGGTTTGCTCCAGCATTAACGCATGCTGTCATTCGTTTTTACTTGAATGGCTATGTAAAGAAAGTGAGAGGTGTCAATGATGTGCAGATACGTCTGACTTCTTATATTCGTCGAACGATTGAAACGACGACTGATTCTTTGACTTATGAAGGGTTGAATCGTCTGGATACACGTCAGTCTTATTTATTCATTTCGAATCATCGCGATATTGTGATGGACCCGACTTTTGTTAATTATGCTTTGCATCTGGAAGGTTTTCCAACTGCTCGAATTGCGGCTGGAGATAATTTACTTTCAGAGCAGTATATTGAAGATTTAATGAGGCTTAATAAAACGTTTATCGTCAAGCGTTCGATCAATAATCGTCGTGAGAAACTGGCTGCGTTGATGAAACTTAGTGAATATATTTCATTTTCGATGAACGAAGATAGTTCCGTTTGGATTGCTCATAGAGAAGGTCGCTCGAAAGATGGGATTGATCGTACCGATTCTGCTGTATTGAAAATGTTACAATTGGGACAAAGGCGTAAGACTAAATCATTTAGTGAAGCGATGAAAAATCTTAAGATTGTGCCAGTTGCAGTTTCTTACCAGTATGATCCTTGTGATGGTATGAAAGCGCATGAGCTCACTGTCAAAGAGAAGACCGGTGAATATCAAAAGTCTCCTGGTGAAGATACACGTAGTATTGTGACAGGGATTATGGGTAAAAAAGGAAAAGTCCATGTAGCTTTTGGACAACCATTAGATACATTCAGTGAAGATGCTTCTGAAATGGCAGAAATCATTGACCGGCAGATTCATCAGTTATACCGGCTTCATGATACAAACTATGCAGCCGCTGATCTATTGCAGGAAAAGCCGACGAATATGATTAATGCTGAAGCTTTGGCGCATATTCGTACGCGCCTGGATGGATTAACTGAAGGAGAGTGTCAGCAATTGCTACATATGTATGCTAATCCAGTTATTCAGAAGAAGGCTGCGGAACAACAGGCTTCTTTACCCCCGTCATCATTGAATGTCGCATCATAGCTAATTAGCTATTAAATGCGATTGAGCCGGCTTTAGCCGGCTCTTTTTATGGTCAAGCGTTTCACACTATAAGTTTTTACCTTTGACTAACGGGTTTTTGCGTAAATGGGTTTTTTGTGATCCCTGAATTGCTTTGACCTCTTTGATTTGTTGATTCACTGCTGCTTTGTTGTCCAATAATATGTAAGTTAAGTCAAAATGCTTGGTCTGATGAGCTGCGATTGTCGGAACAAGCCCTAAAACACGTTGATATTTACGGTTATAGGAGAAGCTGGTTCCTGGCTCAATTCCTGTGACATAGCCTTGGCGCAATGTATCGGTGTTTTTCCATAATCCCAAAACCGGGAGTTCTTTCACATTGTAATGGATAGCGACGCCAAGATTCCCTTTCGCATTATGTAATACAGCTAGTGTATTGCCTTTTTTATTAGCATAAGGGTAAATGTTATATACGGTTTCGTCGTAATCACGAGTTGGCCCCAGATAGGTTTGCCAGTCTTTTAAACCTTTTTTAGCGTAATTGTTAAATGGCGATATCTGTCTGACTGGTGCGACAATCTTAGCGCCTTTTTCCAATAATGGTTGGGCAAAGTTACTGTGATATATAACCTGATATTCATGGGCATAGTCACCTTGGTTCGTCAGGCTGTCATGAATGGAGAATGATTTTTGTCCTGGAATGACTGTCAACTCTGTCCATGTTTTAAAGTTGACTTTTTTGAACATCTGTTCGAGAAGTTCACCTTTAATGTGAATAGCATAAGGCGCTTTTTGATCTACTTTCACAATGACTTGTGTTGCAGGGGTGTAATCTGCTCTGCCATGTAGTGTTAATAGCACGCCTTTATCAATCCCTGGATGCCCTGTCCATTCATAGCCACATCGGACCATCATCTCATTGAATCCTTCAAGCCAGCCAACACCATTACGGCTTTGCAAATTAATAAATGTTGGGTTGACTATCTGTTGGACTGGAGAGTGCCATCCCAAAGTGATTTTCCCACTTTTGACTTTATAAATATCCATCCCTCGTGTAGGAACTAAGGTTACGTCCATTACGCCATTATTAATGGTCAGTACTTTGACACCATCCTGTTTACCACCATTGAGTACTTTTTGCTCAATCTTAAATGCTTTTTGAATACCTACATCTTTATTGGTCAGTATCCAATGCCCACTATTTGTAATATTGTATTGGGCTGCATTTGCAGATATGCCAGTCAGAGCAAGGATCACACTAGCTGAAAGTAAGGATAGTTTGCGCATGTAGACCTCTTTATTAAATATCAGATAATGTTGATATGATTTAACAAGAAGCTGAATCGATTCAGCATGTTGCTACAGCAAATCATTGTTTAAATTCATTTTTCAAACTATTTAGTTTTAAACTAGTTTAATGTGATCTATATCAACAAATGAAAAACAGTACAGAAAAAGTCGTATAGAATCAGATAGCCGTCACATTTGTGTGGGTATAGAAATGTGATGGGAGATATCCGCTGACTATTTAAGAGGAATTTCATATTGTTATTTCATTTCAGCTTGTTAAAAATATCCCTGATTTGTGACAGTATTGTGGTATCTCACTTTTGTCTGGGTGATAATCAGCAGGCAAAAGTCTCTATAGGTAGCTTTATGGGTACCGTGTTATTTCATTTACATTGGAATTATATGATCAGTTAATGGACTAACGAACTGGTTCTATTGGCCATTGACTTAAATTTTACATGATTACAACTATGATTTATAAGGTATTCATTATCTTGAGTATCTGAGATATTCCTTATTCATAATTAGCTATGAGGTGGTAATTGGAAAGGCTTAGCGGGTGCGAATTGAGAATTTGCTATGTTATAATTGCCTCTACTAACTGATGAATTATTTTTATGCTTCTTTTGATTCTATGACTATGATTTTTCCATGAAATAGTGGTTGAAACAATAGTAGCTATTCAGCGTTGATAAGATAACGAATTGTGGGCGGTTTTTTAGTGAAGTAGTTACCGAAAGCCGGGTATTGGTTCGTACTTGAATGGATAATTTTTTAAGAGAGATGCATGACTGTACAAGTTTCTGTAGCAATTCCTGCAAAGGATGAACAAGGTAATATTGGCTCATTGATTAAGGAAATTCATGCTGCGTTATATAGCCTTTATCAATTTGAAGTTGTATTAACAGATGATGGAAGTACGGATGGAACGGTAGCTGAAGCATTATCAGTTGCAGAGGAATTAGGATGTCAACTGCAAATCGTGAGCCATGAGAAAAGTTGTGGTCAGAGTACAGCATTACATTCTGCTGTCCGTTATAGTAAAGGTGAATTGATCGCAACACTTGATGCAGACGGGCAAAATGATCCGGCTGATTTACCCGCGATGTTAGAGCAGGCATCAAAGGTTAATACGGCTCATTTTTGTATCGCCGGTTATCGTAAAAATCGTAAGGATACGGCCTGGAAACGCTTCCAATCCCGTTTTGCTAACCGAATTCGTCAGCGTTTATTACACGATGGAGTCCCTGATTCTGGATGCGGATTAAAAGTTTTTCCCCGCTCTACGTTTTTAGAGCTCCCTTACTTTGATCATATGCATCGATTTT contains these protein-coding regions:
- the holC gene encoding DNA polymerase III subunit chi, with amino-acid sequence MNAIKFYIMPEQAESGSERFLDIVCEIIARHYHLGERIFVLAADRSQAESLDERLWQFDADEFVAHNLVGEGPKSGAPVEIGWESPRERRTTLIHLKDDVVNESGRYQKIIDFVPADELGKQQARERYKVYRRLGLTPETEPYNF
- the valS gene encoding Valine--tRNA ligase, with translation MEKTYNPQSIEQALYQHWEEQGYFKPHGQTDKAAYSIMIPPPNVTGSLHMGHAFQHTIMDTLIRYQRMQGKNTLWQVGTDHAGIATQMVVERKIAAEEGKTKLDYGRDAFIDKIWEWKDQSGGTITQQMRRLGDSVDWDRERFTMDEGLSKAVQEVFVQLYDDGLIYRGKRLVNWDPKLHTAISDLEVENKEQQGKMWYLRYPLADGAKTAEGKDSLIVATTRPETMLGDTGVAVNPSDPRYKDLIGQFILLPLVNRRIPIVGDEHADMEKGTGCVKITPAHDFNDYEVGKRHQLPMINVLTLNADICQKAQVFDTNGESSDVYSDELPEAYRGLERFAARDAIVKAFDEAGLLVNIEEHPNTVPYGDRGGVIIEPMLTDQWYVRTKPLAEEAIRAVEDGDIEFVPKQYENMYFSWMRDIQDWCISRQLWWGHRIPAWYDEAGRVYVGRDEAEVRKKYDLGDITLSQDNDVLDTWFSSGLWTFGTLGWPEKTPELEIFHPTDVLVTGFDIIFFWVARMIMLTMHFMKDGQGKPQIPFKTVYVTGLIRDENGAKMSKSKGNVLDPLDMVDGIDLESLVTKRTGNMMQPQLAKKIEKVTRKTFAKGIEAHGTDALRFTLAAMASTGRDINWDMHRLEGYRNFCNKLWNASRYVLMQAEEKDCGVSGAEMEFSLADRWIQGQYQNTIKAFREALDSYRFDIAAQTIYEFTWNQFCDWYLELTKPVLFKGSEAAQRGTRYTLISVLESLLRLMHPIMPYITETIWQRVAPLTGQQADTIMLQAYPEFEADKVDLEAMSDLEWLKQFILAVRNIRGEMDISPNKPLPVLLRHMSELDRRRLDDNAAFLSALAKLEDIKPLSADEVAPPSATALLAEMEILIPMAGLIDKEAELARIQRQLDKITQDLTRVSAKLSNENFVGKAPAAVIEKERIKQSELELSVEKLRQQYANIAAL
- the pepA_2 gene encoding Cytosol aminopeptidase; the encoded protein is MEFSVKSGSPEKQRSACIVAGVYEPRRLSPVAEQLDKISDGYISALLRRGDLEGKAGQVLLLHHVPNVLSERVLLVGCGKERDLDERQYRQIIKNTIATLNDTGSMEAVCFLPELHVKARSIYWKVRQAVETTLDSLYTFEQLKSKPNEVRRPLRKLVFNVSTRRELAVGEKAIAHGQAISHGVSLARDVANMPPNICTPSYLAEQAEKLAEHPSIHFSKVGEKQMAELGMNSYLAVGRGSQHESVMSLIEYCPKELKDTKPIVLVGKGLTFDSGGISLKPGAGMDEMKYDMGGAAGVYGTMNALVELELPVRVIGVLAGCENMPSSQAYRPGDILTTMSGQTVEVLNTDAEGRLVLCDALTYVERYDPEMVIDIATLTGACVIALGHHTSGLISSNNSLAHDILTAAEQSGDKTWRLPLDDEYDEQLRSNFADFANIGGRPGGAITAGCFLSHFTKKYTWAHLDIAGTAWKSGREKGATGRPVPLLTQLLMNKAGVALED
- the rgtE gene encoding Dodecaprenyl-phosphate galacturonate synthase; amino-acid sequence: MTVQVSVAIPAKDEQGNIGSLIKEIHAALYSLYQFEVVLTDDGSTDGTVAEALSVAEELGCQLQIVSHEKSCGQSTALHSAVRYSKGELIATLDADGQNDPADLPAMLEQASKVNTAHFCIAGYRKNRKDTAWKRFQSRFANRIRQRLLHDGVPDSGCGLKVFPRSTFLELPYFDHMHRFLPALICRIDGTIVVHEVNHRDRQAGVSKYNAWNRAWVGISDTIGVMWLIKRAKHPRIKSVESR